One Spinacia oleracea cultivar Varoflay chromosome 4, BTI_SOV_V1, whole genome shotgun sequence DNA segment encodes these proteins:
- the LOC110780398 gene encoding E3 ubiquitin-protein ligase ATL15-like, with amino-acid sequence MEPLECAVCLSPYEEEETLRLLPKCDHVFHLLCVDRWLAAHTTCPICRAELVNTPYESARVDSSSDHEAENGPRVEVGVRREIEDDHIIDMIWRCYSTGHLAQTDWVEEDEERTQEAVRTDFVKSNLTRSISCRITLVERG; translated from the coding sequence ATGGAACCATTAGAGTGTGCGGTGTGTCTAAGCCCGTACGAGGAGGAAGAAACCCTACGTTTACTGCCCAAGTGTGACCATGTTTTCCACCTTCTTTGCGTGGACCGCTGGTTGGCAGCTCACACCACATGCCCAATTTGCCGGGCCGAGCTTGTTAACACGCCATACGAGTCGGCCCGGGTGGATTCGAGTAGCGATCACGAGGCGGAAAACGGGCCAAGAGTGGAGGTTGGAGTAAGACGGGAGATAGAGGATGATCATATTATTGACATGATTTGGAGATGTTATTCAACAGGACACTTGGCGCAAACTGATTGGGTGGAGGAAGATGAAGAGAGGACACAAGAAGCCGTAAGGACAGACTTTGTGAAAAGTAATTTGACTAGGAGCATTAGTTGTAGAATTACATTGGTCGAGAGGGGATAA
- the LOC130459245 gene encoding RING-H2 finger protein ATL11-like translates to MIFLYSKKYYNVSRFFIILIIFSFFHPRILVRAQYNEYIHGRRRTSESSWGALNEGLLIVVSVVLLVVVYYLVARSCLNRHRGRSAQETAPRAQVGLDSSVLETFPVIVYPNVSGLGVDKGPSECAVCLSLFEENEKLRMLPKCKHVFHLDCVNRWLAGHTTCPFCRDDLAPPPQPVGSTQIGPGCVDGSGSRSGVEANVAANNMV, encoded by the coding sequence ATGATTTTCTTGTATTCCAAAAAATACTACAATGTATCCCGTTTCTtcatcatattaatcattttttCGTTCTTTCATCCTCGTATACTCGTAAGAGCACAATACAATGAATACATACATGGTCGTCGCCGTACCTCTGAATCGAGTTGGGGCGCGCTTAATGAGGGTTTACTTATCGTGGTATCCGTCGTCCTGCTCGTTGTTGTTTACTACTTAGTAGCTCGTAGTTGTTTAAACCGCCACCGTGGGAGGTCGGCTCAAGAAACAGCCCCTCGGGCTCAGGTTGGGCTCGACTCGTCTGTCCTCGAGACTTTTCCAGTGATTGTATACCCCAATGTGTCGGGCCTCGGGGTTGATAAGGGCCCGTCAGAGTGTGCGGTGTGCTTGAGCCTGTTTGAGGAGAATGAGAAATTACGTATGCTGCCAAAGTGTAAACATGTGTTCCACCTTGATTGTGTGAACCGCTGGTTAGCGGGCCATACTACATGCCCGTTTTGCCGGGACGACCTCGCTCCCCCTCCCCAACCCGTTGGTTCAACGCAGATAGGACCGGGCTGTGTTGATGGGTCGGGGAGCAGGTCAGGAGTAGAGGCTAATGTTGCGGCGAACAACATGGTGTAG
- the LOC130459494 gene encoding RING-H2 finger protein ATL39-like, with protein MILSINHHPNSLILTTLFLHSSIVNGQYLIPSFRPIGNPIYMGIALSVTTVIVVVIFVVLHLYCKPQPRPRVGVEEGLTPPTCIGLDPSVLETFQQFKYSEFSGQRDDTGPLECSVCLSPFEADEMLRLLPKCNHMFHVSCLDPWLKDHATCPLCRVYLVPESDALTLVVSGRVDESESGAGGHANEVGYRS; from the coding sequence ATGATACTCTCAATAAACCATCACCCTAATTCCTTAATCCTTACCACCTTGTTTCTACATTCTTCTATCGTAAATGGACAATATCTAATCCCCAGTTTCCGCCCTATAGGAAACCCAATTTACATGGGCATAGCATTGTCGGTCACCACCGTCATTGTGGTTGTCATCTTCGTGGTCCTCCACTTATACTGCAAACCCCAACCACGGCCTCGAGTTGGGGTTGAAGAGGGGCTGACACCCCCCACCTGCATCGGGCTTGATCCCTCCGTGTTGGAGACCTTTCAACAATTTAAGTACTCGGAGTTCTCGGGCCAAAGAGATGATACAGGCCCGCTGGAGTGCTCGGTTTGCCTGAGCCCTTTCGAGGCAGATGAAATGCTTCGTTTGCTCCCCAAGTGCAACCACATGTTCCACGTTAGTTGCTTAGACCCTTGGCTTAAGGATCACGCTACTTGTCCTCTTTGCCGGGTATATCTTGTGCCTGAATCCGATGCGTTGACTTTAGTTGTTTCGGGCCGGGTTGACGAGTCAGAAAGCGGGGCGGGAGGTCATGCGAACGAGGTAGGATATCGGTCATAA